The Solea senegalensis isolate Sse05_10M linkage group LG9, IFAPA_SoseM_1, whole genome shotgun sequence genome has a segment encoding these proteins:
- the LOC122774158 gene encoding cleft lip and palate transmembrane protein 1-like protein, with protein sequence MFPSCCSKASTDSGAKKSSVAKLLLGVFVVYMLHTAWLLYGFIYTKPCDEGRGENCITSYLTDTPRLQLSVFTCLMPDNSQLNLALKIDPFDPHSAFERQVNVSLPAETRANGSLFAVVYVHKCGVSPLEDSREVHYAAQLTTYIAPTHSEDQRDVHKRSGPRSENPVSHWRPQLSVTMMSEDFTFNKAGLPSDVRRYMRVSQSGHQMIYLPLLLVNELSVRVKDLMEINSSTAHLPLTVSYEGISLRRFRFWVHLQDVVYSLRQFGFTEQNIDEIKETLVGSNLYLLVLTALITALQLICEFLALKNDICSWAKKKSMAGMSRKSVLWRCLSTLLIFLYLLEETSLLVLLPVGLGACVEVFKVFKVFKLQCKLSKLHVNKLDDEERKTVDYDTQASRYLSYLVYPLCISGAIFSLGYLRQKSYYSWLINSLVTGVYAFGFLSMAPQLFINHKLRSVSHLQGTVLMYRGVNTLISDLCSCASFFSSSSGSFSSSHQLSCFRDELLFLIYLYQRSCYAHKARRRDSATHGKKIKTQ encoded by the exons ATGTTCCCATCGTGTTGCTCCAAAGCATCGACGGACAGCGGCGCTAAGAAGAGCTCCGTGGCTAAGCTACTGCTCGGCGTGTTTGTGGTCTACATGCTGCACACCGCCTGGCTGCTGTACGGCTTCATCTACACCAAACCCTGCGACGAAGGCAGAGGAGAGAACTGCATCACCTCCTACCTGACAGACACACCCAGACTGCAG CTGAGCGTCTTCACCTGCTTAATGCCAGACAACAGCCAACTCAACCTTGCCTTAAAAATAGACCCATTTGACCCACATTCTGCATTTGAAAG ACAAGTGAATGTCTCTCTGCCGGCGGAGACTCGAGCAAATGGTTCCCTGTTTGCAGTCGTTTACGTCCATAAATGTGGCGTATCACCTCTGGAGGACAGCAGAGAAGTCCACTACGCAGCTCAGCTCACCACCTACATCGCACCCACACACTCAGAGGACCAGAGAGATGTGCACAAG AGATCCGGCCCCAGGTCAGAGAATCCTGTATCCCACTGGAGACCTCAGCTGTCTGTGACTATGATGTCAGAGGACTTCACCTTCAACAAGGCGGGGCTTCCCAGTGATGTGCGGCGATACATGAGAGT GTCTCAGAGCGGTCATCAGATGATCTaccttcctctgctgctggtcAATGAGCTCAGTGTCCGAGTCAAAGACCTCATG GAGATCAACAGCAGCACTGCTCACCTCCCTCTCACCGTGTCCTATGAGGGAATCTCTCTAAGGAGATTCAGGTTTTGGGTTCATCTGCAGGATGTGGTTTATTCTCTACGACAGTTTG GCTTTACTGAGCAAAACATTGATGAAATTAAAGAAACTCTGGTTGGATCCAATCTCTACCTGTTAGTGCTCACTGCTCTCATCACGGCTCTGCAA CTCATCTGTGAATTCCTGGCTCTTAAGAATGACATCTGCTCCTGGGCAAAAAAGAAGAGCATGGCAGGAATGTCCAGGAAGTCAG TTCTTTGGCGTTGCCTCAGCACTTTGCTGATTTTCCTCTATCTACTGGAGGAGACCAGTCTGCTGGTGCTGCTCCCTGTCGGGCTGGGGGCGTGTGTGGAG GTGTTTAAggtgtttaaagtgtttaagCTGCAGTGTAAACTCTCCAAACTTCAT GTAAATAAACTGGATGACGAGGAGAGAAAGACAGTAGATTATGACACACAG GCGTCCCGATACCTGTCCTACTTGGTTTATCCTTTGTGCATCAGTGGAGCTATTTTCTCACTGGGATACCTGCGACAAAAGAG ttactATTCCTGGTTGATCAACAGCCTGGTGACTG GAGTGTATGCCTTTGGCTTCCTGTCTATGGCCCCTCAGCTCTTCATTAATCACAAG CTGAGGTCTGTGAGCCACCTGCAGGGGACAGTGTTGATGTACAGA GGAGTGAACACGCTGATCTCAGATCTGTGCTCCTGtgcctccttcttctcctcctcctctggctcctTCTCCTCGTCTCATCAACTCTCCTGCTTCAGAGATGAGCTCCTTTTCCTCATCTACCTCTACCAGCGAAG CTGCTACGCGCATAAGGCCAGAAGACGAGACTCTGCGACACACGGCAAGAAAATAAAGACTCAGTGA
- the mrs2 gene encoding magnesium transporter MRS2 homolog, mitochondrial: MRLYSVVLAGCMSCTRMTYLSFCGKFSPKCPFTSVRAFSSRLGRTRTLICRTPSVPQCPLKHTVLLGNSNLALHCRNFRDICSMRQPRKHLSVAVRKENMLLGGAAWSVSSIRSRVTDAIISSGPPAFVVMKFDHEGNVSSYEKKKTELCQELSLQARDLRFQHTTSLTARNNCIILRMASLKAIITPQSLLVLDFRGLGLERWLVLELAPQLASQAHSLPFEFRALEAILQHKVNTLQTRLNEVEPVILDVLESLVDPKILSAYRGKLHVLLQYGKSLSELETDIRVFKDSLLKILDEDEIIEELCLTKWTDPRVFEESSLDIDHAEEMELLLENYYMQTEELGNKARELKGLIDDSESVIFINLDSHRNVMMRLNLQLTMGSFSLTLFGLIGVAFGMNLTSNLEEDPRVFWLVTGMMFLGSGLMWRRLLSFLGRRLEPSLNPPIWKKALRASDVRTGVR; encoded by the exons ATGAGACTGTACAGTGTGGTACTGGCTGGCTGTATGAGCTGCACGAGGATGACCTATCTGTCGTTTTGTGGGAAGTTTTCTCCAAAGTGCCCTTTCACTTCCGTCAGGGCTTTTTCCTCAAGACTTGGCCGTACTCGAACTCTCATTTGCAGGACTCCTTCGGTGCCACAATGCCCACTCAAACACACTGTGCTTTTGGGAAATAGCAATCTGGCTTTGCACTGCAGGAACTTCAGGGACATTTGCTCAATGCGACAACCCAGAAAACATCTGTCTGTTGCTGTGAGAAAGGAGAACATGTTGCTTGGAGGTGCAGCTTGGTCTG TGTCCTCGATCCGCAGCAGAGTGACAGATGCCATCATTTCCAGTGGGCCTCCAGCTTTTGTAGTG ATGAAGTTTGATCATGAGGGAAATGTGTCATCGTATG agaagaagaaaacggaGCTTTGTCAGGAGCTAAGTCTGCAGGCCAGAGACCTTCGCTTCCAGCACACCACCAGCCTCACTGCAAGAAACAACTGCATTATCTTACGGATGGCG TCTTTGAAAGCCATCATAACCCCACAATCACTTCTGGTGTTGGACTTTCGTGGTCTGGGATTGGAACGCTGGTTGGTGCTGGAGCTTGCCCCTCAGCTTGCATCGCAGGCGCATTCTCTGCCCTTTGAGTTCAGAGCACTGGAGGCCATATTGCAGCACAAG GTCAACACTCTTCAAACTAGGCTGAATGAAGTTGAGCCAGTAATTCTGGATGTGTTGGAATCCTTAGTAGATCCTAAAATCCTTTCTGCGTATCGAGGTAAACTACATGTACTTCTGCAATACGGCAAAAG tctATCAGAGTTGGAAACAGACATAAGGGTTTTCAAGGACTCCTTGCTGAAGATTTTGGATGAGGACGAGATCATTGAAGAGCTTTGTCTGACCAAGTGGACAGACCCAAGAGTTTT TGAGGAGAGCAGTTTGGACATTGACCATGCTGAGGAGATGGAACTGTTACTGGAGAATTACTATATGCAG ACTGAGGAGCTTGGAAACAAGGCCAGAGAGTTGAAAGGACTGATAGACGACTCTGAAAGCGTCATTTTTATCAATCTGGACAg CCATCGCAACGTGATGATGCGTCTGAATCTGCAGCTGACCATGGGTTCCTTCTCCCTCACTTTGTTCGGTCTGATCGGAGTAGCATTTGGAATGAATTTGACGTCAAACCTTGAAGAG GACCCTCGTGTTTTCTGGTTGGTAACGGGCATGATGTTCTTGGGCAGCGGGCTGATGTGGAGACGTTTGCTGTCATTTCTGGGACGACGTCTAGAGCCTTCActa AATCCTCCAATTTGGAAGAAAGCTCTGAGAGCATCAGATGTCAGAACAGGAGTCAGATGA
- the LOC122774974 gene encoding integrin beta-1-like, producing MAVKLLCLCLLLTLLYPSWAKKHSCPTSASSCDQCLMSGPECAWCTAPNMNIRCHNMKGLRRMGCRKSHTYNPQGEVQIVRNITSSESEAKILFLQPQEVSLRLRPGVSQIFHLTLTMPADQPVPELTTDASNVPEAVNITFSNADARNPLLIQVNVVAAQCPSKSDDSNPSKTGPWSVSISPRGSSLSVKLEITLECQCDCTGNREENSRACSGHGALMCGQCECYNSYTGQQCQRNTGSLTSHSQHDDYCRSAPDALVCSGVGVCVEGFCECEMRENPEEMYSGRYCECSNFDCLRANNKICGGQGQCSCGKCICKEEWTGEDCSCSMETAPCMATNQQLCNGQGMCQCGQCKCDLPYSGPTCESCPFCENTCQQHVECVECRAFGMGEKKDRCDQICGYLGVTMVETKDDLPQQGGTVKLCKMRSQDDCFFYYSFSHTSSGGESTVARSKDCGTN from the exons ATGGCTGTGAAgctgctctgtctctgcctgcTGCTGACTCTGTTGTATCCCAGCTGGGCCAAAAAACACTCATGTCCCACTTCAGCATCCAGTTGTGACCAATGCCTTATGTCAGGTCCAGAATGTGCATGGTGCACTGCCCCTAATATGAACATTCGGTGTCATAACATGAAGGGGCTGCGGAGAATGGGTTGTCGCAAAAGTCACACATACAACCCTCAGGGAGAGGTACAGATCGTGAGGAATATCACAAG CAGTGAGTCAGAAGCCAAGATCCTGTTTCTCCAGCCCCAGGAAGTCTCCCTCCGTTTGAGGCCGGGTGTGAGCCAGATCTTCCATCTAACTCTCACCATGCCTGCAGACCAGCCTGTTCCAGAGCTGACTACAGATGCCAGCAATGTGCCAGAGGCAGTCAACATCACATTCAGTAACGCCGACGCTAGAAACCCTCTACTTATCCAG GTGAATGTGGTTGCTGCCCAGTGTCCTAGTAAGAGTGATGACTCAAACCCCAGCAAGACTGGGCCCTGGTCCGTCTCCATCTCACCTAGAGGCTCTTCACTCAGTGTTAAGTTAGAAATAACTTTGGAGT GTCAGTGTGACTGCACAGGAAACCGTGAGGAAAACAGCCGTGCCTGTAGTGGCCATGGAGCGCTGATGTGTGGCCAGTGCGAGTGCTACAATTCTTACACTGGACAACAATGCCAGCGGAACACCGGTTCACTTACTTCACATTCACAGCATGATGACTACTGTCGCTCAGCACCAGACGCGCTGGTGTGCagtggtgtgggtgtgtgtgtggagggctTCTGCGAGTGTGAGATGCGAGAAAACCCGGAAGAAATGTACAGTGGACGTTACTGCGAGTGCAGCAACTTTGATTGTCTTCGTGCCAACAACAA AATATGTGGAGGCCAAGGGCAGTGCAGTTGTGGTAAGTGCATCTGTAAGGAAGAATGGACTGGCGAGGACTGCAGCTGCTCTATGGAAACTGCCCCTTGTATGGCAACAAACCAGCAGTTGTGTAATGGTCAAGGGATGTGTCAGTGTGGACAATGTAAATGTGACCTGCCGTACAGTGGCCCAACCTGTGAGAGCTGCCCTTTTTGTGAGAACACATGTCAGCAGCATGTGGAGTGTGTGGAGTGCCGAGCTTTTGGGATGGGAGAGAAGAAGGACAG ATGTGACCAAATATGTGGCTACCTCGGTGTGACAATGGTGGAGACGAAAGATGATCTGCCTCAACAAGGAGGAACTGTCAAGTTGTGTAAAATGAGGAGCCAGGATGACTGCTTCTTCTACTACAGCTTCTCCCACACATCTTCTGGGGGAGAGTCAACTGTGGCGCGATCTAAAGACTGTGGAACCAACTGA
- the LOC122775161 gene encoding syndecan-2-like, translating into MNKLCLLLLVGLATGFIGEKKLLAAADDMYLEGQTSGDLPIDDEDGDDDGSGSGSGDYAFSDISDKEELIRRFLLNISKTTVSKEMVPVQPQPSADSPHIPSTTTAAADSPVQRVTEKTSPGGDNSVEEVPRAGPTADWFTEHTNPSSTSLPPNEDTTTTFSIDISVTKDSDEDNSLDRWDISTSRDGEGKVVISEEVDNEISASDRRINGDFSEEVTSENLWERTEVLAAVIACGVVGFLCAVFLLLLLAYRMKKKDEGSYDLGDTKLSTTAYHKAPSKEFYA; encoded by the exons ATGAACAAGCTGTGCTTGTTGCTCCTCGTCGGACTGGCGACCGGGTTTATCGGCGAGAAAAAA CTTTTGGCCGCGGCAGATGACATGTACTTAGAGGGCCAAACATCTGGTGACCTGCCaatagatgatgaagatggtgacGACGACGGCTCAGGGTCAGGATCGGGAGACTATG CTTTCAGTGACATCTCAGATAAAGAAGAGCTAATCAGAAGATTCCTCCTCAACATCTCTAAGACTACAGTCTCCAAAGAAATGGTGCCAGTTCAACCACAGCCATCCGCAGACTCTCCTCACATCCCATCaaccaccacagcagcagcagacagtccTGTCCAAAGAGTCACAGAGAAAACCTCACCTGGTGGAGACAATAGCGTGGAGGAG GTGCCGCGTGCCGGCCCAACCGCTGACTGGTTCACGGAGCACACCAACCCCAGCTCTACCAGCCTGCCTCCCAATGAAGACACCACAACCACATTCAGTATAGACATCAGCGTGACCAAGGATAGTGACGAGGACAACAGTCTGGACAGGTGGGACATCTCGACCTCCAGGGATGGGGAAGGAAAGGTTGTCATCAGCGAGGAGGTCGACAATGAAATTTCCGCCAGTGATCGGCGCATAAACGGTGACTTTTCTGAAGAGGTGACCTCAGAGAACTTATGGGAGAGGACAGAAGTTCTGGCAG CGGTGATAGCATGTGGAGTTGTCGGATTCCTCTGCGCCgttttcctgctcctcctcctcgcctaCCGCATGAAGAAGAAGGACGAAGGTAGCTATGACCTGGGAGACACCAAACTCTCCACGACAGCCTATCACAAAGCGCCTTCCAAGGAGTTTTACGCCTGA